TCGGACGCCCGCGCTTGCGCAGGAGCCACGGGCGCGCCGAGCGCTGCACGAGCTGCTCGACGTCGACGTCGCCCCGCAGCACGTCGCGGAGCGTCTCGCCGACCCGCTCCCAGCGCTCCTGGTCGAGGTCCGGGTCGTCGCTCGGGCGCGTCGTGCGAAAAGCGTCGAGCGCCACGCCGTCGCGGCTCGTCGCGATGCGCGCGGCCAGGATGTTCAGGCCCTCGGCCGCGAGCACGCCGGTGATCATCGCGAACAGCCCCGGCCGATCGCGCGTGCAGATCGCGAGCTCCGTGAAGTCGCGCTCGGGGAAGTCCGCCCGGTGCATGACGACGACCGGGCTCTCGCCCTCGGCTTCGCGCTCCTCGAGCCGGCGCAGCAGCTCGGCGTGCTCGATCACCACGTCCTCGGGTGTGGAGAGGAAGTAGCCGTCGGGCATGGTGTCGGTCAGATGCTCGACGGCGCCGGCGGCGGTCGCGGGTGCGGCGCTCCGCACGCGCGCGCGGATGCGACCGGCCCGCGCGCTGCGGTCCTCGGGAACGAACTCGCCCAGCTCGAAGACCTCGCGCGCACGGACGTACAGCTCCGTCACAAGCGTTCCGCGCCAGTTGTTCCACACCCCGGGCGCGACCGACCGCATGTCGGCGTAGGTGAGCACGTACAGCCGCTGCAGATTCTCGACGCTCCCGCAGGTCCGGCAGAAGTCGACCACGAGCCGATCGTCGTCGACGTCGCGGTGCTGGGCCAGGTGCGACATCGTCAGGTGCTCGCGCACGAGGAACTCGGTGGCGGCGGTCTCGTCCTCGTGCAAGCCGAGGCGCACGCCGAGCGGCTGCATCATCCGCGCGCCGCGCGCCGGATGATTGTCGGCCCACCCCTTGCCGATGTCGTGGAAGAGCATCCCCATGGTGAGGATCTCGGGCTGCGGCAGCTCGCGCACGACTTCGGTCAGGTGAGGGAGCGAATCGACGAACTCGCCGTCGCGCAGCCGCTCGATCTCGCGCACGCCGACCAGGGTGTGGTGGTCCACGGTGTAGATGTGGAAGGGATCGTGGCTGATCAGGCATTCGAGGTGCGCGAACTCCGGGACCATCACCTTCAGGATCCCGAGATGGTGCATCGCCGACAGCGTCGTCGCGACGCCGTGCTTGGCGCGCATGATCGATCGGAAGGCCCGCGCCGCGCGGGGATCGGCCCGCACCGGCTCCAGGCGCGCCGCATTGTCGCGCACCAGCTCCTGCGTCCCTTCCGCCAGCTCCACGTGATGCCGTTGCGCCTCGAGGAAGACCTCGACCAGGGTCACCGGGTCGTCCGCGAAGACCTGGCGGCCGGCGACCGCGAGCGTGCCGCGTACGATGCGCATCCCCTCGCGGATCGTGCGGACCGAGAGCCGACCCCGATAGGGTTCGGCCGACTGCACGCAGCGGCCGATCACCGCCTCGCTCACCCGGTTCGCGGTCGTGGCGTGCGTGTAGTACGCGCGCATGAAGGCCTCGCGGCCGTCCGGACCCTCCCCGAAGCCGAAGCTGCTCGCCAGCTGCTCCTGCAGGTCGAAGGTGAGGAGATCCTGATGCGCGCCGGTGGCGAGGTGCATGCCGTTGCGCACGCGCCACAGGAAGTCGAGCGCGCCCTCGAGCTCCTGCACCTCGCGCTCCGACAACACGTTGCAGGCGATCAGCTCGCGGAACGTCCGCACCCGGAAGCGCACCTTCGCCATCCAGAGCGCCGTGTGGAGATCGCGCAGCCCGCCCTTCCCGTCCTTCAGCTGCGGCTGTAGCAGGTAGATCGTGTCGCCGGCCTTCTCGTGACGCTCGGTGCTCTCGGCGAGCTTCTCCCGCACGAAACCCGCCTGGTTCGCGGACCACACGTGCTCGCGCATCTCGGCGTCGAACTCGGCGAACACCGACTCGTCGCCGCACAGGTAGCGCGCGTCGAGGATGGCCGTCTTGGCCTTCATGTCGCGCGCCGCCCAGCTGGCGCACTCGCGCACGTTGCGCAGCGCGTGCCCGACCTGGAGGCCGCCGTCCCACAGCGGATAGAGAATGGCGTCGGCGACCGTCTCGACGTACGGCGTCACCTTCCAGGGGTAGAGCACGAGCAGGTCGATGTCGGAGTACGGATTCAGCTCGCCGCGCCCGTAGCCGCCCTGGGCGAGGATCGCGCAGCGCTGCGTGATGAGGGGGTGGCGCGCCTGGTAGTGCAGGGTCGCGTTGCCGTACAGGAACCGGACCAGGTGATCGATGGCGTCCGTGTAGGCCGCGACGACCTCGAGGCCGCTCGCGCCGGCATCGTGGCGGGCCCGGATCTCGCTGCGGGCGTGCTCGATGAACGAGCGGGCGAGCTGCGGCCCGGCGTCGACGTCGCCCTCGACGCGCGGCAGGGTCCTGGTGACCGAGAGCGGCGTGAACGCCGGCGTGGCAGCGAGAATCATGGCTCGGCGCGTCGTCGCGTCCCACGACCATAGCGCGCGGGCCGCCCTGCCTCCAGCATCAGAGCGTGCGCCGGCGCGACCCCTCGTCGAGGTAGCGGGCGATACCCGTGTAGAGCCCGACGGCGATCTCCTGGCGGTAGTCCTCGCGCGCGAGGCGGCGGCCTTCGACGGGATGGCTCACGAACGCCGTCTCCACCAGCACGCACGGCATGTACGCGCCCACGAGCACGTAGAACGGCCCCCGCTTCACGCCGAGGTCGACGACGCCGGTGTAGTTGCGCCGGAGCTCGGCGACGACGCCGCGCTGGATGCTGCGCGCGAGACGGGCGGATTCGCCGAGCTTTCCCACCTGGACGAGGTCCGACAGGATGTAGCGCAGGTCGGAGCTGCCGGCCTTCGGCTTGAGGAGGTCGAGGCCGTTCTCCATTTCCGCCAGGCGCAACGTCCCGCGATCCGTCGAGTTGTCGAGATAGTAGGTCTCGACCCCGCGTAGCGTTCCGGTGGGATTCGCGTTGGCGTGGATCGAAACGAAGAGGTCTGCGTCCTCGGCGTTGGCGAGCGCCGTGCGGTCCTTCAGTGGCAGGGTCGCATCATCGTCACGCGTCAGCACGATCTCGGCGCGCAGCCGCGCGCGCAGGAGCGTCGCCAGGCGCCGTGCGATGTCGAGCGTCGCCTCCTTCTCGACGGCGAAGCCCTCGGCCCCGGGATCGTCGCCGCCGTGACCGGGATCGAGGACGATCTTCAGAGGGGGCGACCGCTTCGCGGATCGAGGTCGTGGCGCCTCGGCACGTTGCGGTGGTGGGATCTTCACGGCGCGACCCGGTTCGGCAGGCGGCGCCGCGCTCGCGCCGGCCGGCGATGCACGCGCGCCGATGACCGACAACGCGATCGTGCCCGGCTCCGCATCCCGCTCGATGCGGTAGTCGCGCGCGCCGTCGACCTCGATCACGACGCGCGGCCGCTCGTCGACGAGGCCGACGCGAACCCGAGCCACCGGCGGGTCGCTCGCGCCCTGGCGCGTCACGCCCGGAGCCAGCGTCGTGCCGGCCGGAAGGTCGACGTGGATCCGCTGCAGCCGCCCTTGCTCGTCCCGTACGACGCCGAAGCGCGGAATGGAGGGCCGCGACAGCTCGATCACGACGACGGTACCGTCGGGCGCCGGCTTGAGGTCGATGCGTCGCAGCTCGCGCGGCGCCTCGGCGTAGGCGGACAGCGCTACGCACAGCCCGGCAACCACGGCCGCCCACCCTCCCCGCAACCCCACGGCACGCAGGATACGGGAGGGCCGGCGGGGTAATCAAGGAGCGACCGGACCGAGAGACCGCCTCGGCTGGATCCGACTAGGAACGCGCCCGCTCGACGAGCCCGGCCAGCACGGCGATGGCTTCCATCGGCGTCATCCGCTCCGGAGCCAGCGTGGCGAGCTCACGCCGCAGCGCCTCGTCGCCGGCGGTGAAGAGGCTCAGCTGGGTCGCCGTCGTACCGGGTGCTCGTGGCGACCCGCCCGCGTGATGCCCGACCTCCAGGCGCGCCAGGAGCTCGCGCGCGCGCGCCACGACCGGCGCCGGAACGCCCGCGAGCTTCGCGACCTCGACGCCGTAGCTCCGCGACGACGGGCCGGGGACGATCCGCCGCACGAACACGATGTCGCCCTTCCACTCCGCGACCGCGACGGAGAGGTTCCGCACGCGGCTCAGCTCAGCGGCGAGCTCCGTCAGCTCGTGGTAGTGCGTCGCGAACAGGGTCCGCGGCCGCTCGGGCGCTTCGTGGAGGTGCTCGGCCACCGCCCACGCGATCGAGATCCCGTCGAACGTGCTCGTCCCCCGGCCGATCTCGTCGAGGACGACGAGGCTCCGCGGCGAGAGGTTCGCGAGGATGTGCGCCGTCTCCCGCATCTCGACCATGAACGTCGACTCGCCGCCGACCAGATTGTCGCTCGCGCCGACGCGCGTGAACACCCGATCCGCGAGACCGATCTCGGCCTCGACGGCGGGGACGAAGCTGCCCGTCTGCGCCAGGATGACGGCGAGCGCGACCTGGCGGAGGTACGTCGACTTGCCGCCCATGTTGGGCCCGGTGATGAGGAGGATCTGCTCGGCGTCGGCGTCGAGGACGACGTCGTTCGGGACGAAGGGGGTCGTGCTCACCGCCTCGATGACGGGATGGCGGCCGGCGGTGATCCGGATCGTCGGCGTGGCGACGATGCGCGGTCGCACCCATCCCTCACGATGCGCCACCTCGGCGAGCGCCGCGAGCGCGTCGAGGGTCGCGAGCGCATCCGCCGTCCGCACGAGCGTCGGATGGTGCGCTGCCACTCCGTCCAGCAGGCCGTCGAAGAGGTGTTGCTCCAGGGCGCGCAGCCGCTCCTCGGCGCCCAGCACCTTCACCTCGTAGTCCTTCAAAGCCGGGGTGATGAAGCGTTCCGCGCCGACCAGCGTCTGCTTGCGCTCGTAGTCGTTCGGTACCGCGCCGAGGTTCGCCTTCGTCACCTCCACGTAGTAGCCGAAGACCTTGTTGTAGCGGACCTTGAGCGAGGGGATGCCGGTGCGCCGGCGCTCGTCGGTCTCGAAGCGCGCGAGCCAGCTCTTGCCGCCGATCGCAATCTCGCGCAACGCGTCGACCTCCGCGTGCCGCCCACCCCGGATGTAGCCGGGAATGCGCGTGTGCGGCGGGGGCGCGTCGACGAGGGTCGCGCGGATCTCCGCCGCCGTCTCGGGCAGCGCGTCGAGCGACGCGCTTGACCGCGCGAGCAGCGCCCCGCCCTCCTCCGCCAGGATCTCGCGCGCCCGTGCGACCCGATCGAGCGTCGCCGCGAGCGCACCCAGATCGCGTGGGCTCGCGGTGCGCGCGCCGACGCGACCGACGAGGCGCTCGAGGTCGCCGACGCCGTGGAGGGCTTCGCGCAGTCGCGTCCGCACGTCGGACGCCTCGACCAGGCGTTCGACGGCGTCGAGTCGCCGACCGATCTCGGCCGGGTCGAGGAGCGGATAGACGAGCCAGGCGCGTAGGCGCCGCGCGCCCATCGGCGTCTCGCTCCGATCGAGCACCCAGATGAGCGAGCCCCGCCGCTCGCCGCGCAGCGTCTCGAGCAGCTCGAGGTTCCGCCGCGTCGCCGCATCGAGGGCGAGATGCCCGGCGAGCGCATACGGCTCCGGCCGCCGCAGGTGCGCCGGCCGCCGGCGGTAGACCCGCTCGACGTACGCCAGCGCTCCGCCGGCGGCGCGCCCCGAGAGCGGTGGCAGCTCCGCGTCCGGTGCCCCGGCTGGCAACGCGGCCGTCGCCCACGCCCCGGACGTCTGCAGCGCGTCGGCGAACGCCGGATCGAGGTCGCCGTCCAGCAGCAGCTCCCGCGGCGCGAGCCGCCCGATCTCTTCGCGCAGCGCGTGCGCGTCGTCCACCTCGGTCACGCGAAAGGCTCCGGTGGCGAAGTCGATCGACGCGACGGCGTAGCGGCGGCCGTCCGACGCGACGGCGGCGAGCAGGCTCGGGGCGGAGGGGTCGAGGCTCTCCTCCTCGAGGATCGTCCCCGGCGTGATCACGCGGATCACCTGCCGGTCCATGAGGCCCCGCCCGCGCGGCTGTTCGCCCTGCTCGCAGATGGCGACGGCGTGGCCGGCTGCGAGCAGGCGGGCGATGTAGGGTTGGCTCGCGTGGGCGGGGAACCCGCACAGGGGGACCTCGTCGGGCTCGCCGCGGTTGCGCGCGGTCAGCGTGAGATCGCACACGCGCGACGCCGTCGCGGCGTCGTCGAAGAACATCTCGTAGAAGTCCCCCAGCCGGAAGAGGAGGATCGCTTCGCGGTGCTCGGCCTTGACGCGCAGGTACTGCTGGAGCAGCGCGCCCTTCACACGCGCTTCTTCTTCTTCGCGATGTAGTCGACCAGCAGGTATTCGCCGAGGCGATCGGGGCGGGTGTAGAGCGCGCGCCCCTTGTTGATGCGCGTCATGCGCTCGACGAAGGCGCGGAGACTCGGGCTGTCGTCGAGCATGAAGGTGTTGATCACGATCCCGCGTCGCGTGACGCGCTCGACCTCCTTCAGGGTCTCCTGCGCCGCCCGCATGCTGATGCCGCCGAACGAGAGCGGCCATTCGCAGTACAGGCGCCCGCGCAGGAAGTAGGCCGTCGGCTGCCCGTCGGTGATGACGATGATGTGCTGGTTCGGGCTCGGGTGGCGCGCGAGCAGCTCGGAGGCGAGCCGCAACCCGTCCTGCAGGTTCGTGAACGGGTCGCCCATGTTCCAGCTCGCCTCGGGGAGATCGCGCAGCTTCAGCTCGACCGCCCGCGTGAAGAAGCCGACGATGGCGAAGTAGTCGCGCGGGAACTTCGAGCGGATGAGGCTCTCGAGCGCGAGCGCCACCCGTTTCGCAGCCGCGAAGCGTCCCTCCCAGGACATCGACCAGCTCATGTCGAGCAGGAGCACGGTCGAGCTGGTCGTCGTCCGCTCCGCCGCGAAGACCTGGAAGTCGTCGGGCGCGAGGCGCAGCGGCGTGCCACCGCGTACGAGCGCGTGCTTGAGGGTGGCGACGAGCTCGAGCTGGAACGGGTCGCCGAACCGGTAGGCGCGGCTCTCCTCGGGCCGGATCTGCGTCGCACCGCGGTGATCGCTCTCGTGGCCGCCGCTGCGATCCTTCAAGAGCCCCTGGTAGATGTCGCGGAGCGCGAGCTGTCCGAGCTTGCGAACGCCCTTCGGCGTGAGCCGCGTCCGCCCCTCGCGTTGTCCGAGGTAGCCGGCCTGCGAGAGCATCGCGACCACGTTGCGGAGCAACTGCAGGCTCTGAGCGGCCTCGGTGCCGAGCAGCGCGCGCAGCTCGTCCGGATCGATCATGTCGAGGTTGCCGGAGAGGAGCGCGTCCTCGAGCGCCTTCCAGCGCTCCATCTCGCGCATGAGCTCGACCGCTTCGTCGAACGACAGCCCGCGCTGCCCGCGCAGGAGAT
This sequence is a window from Candidatus Eisenbacteria bacterium. Protein-coding genes within it:
- the glnD gene encoding [protein-PII] uridylyltransferase; the protein is MILAATPAFTPLSVTRTLPRVEGDVDAGPQLARSFIEHARSEIRARHDAGASGLEVVAAYTDAIDHLVRFLYGNATLHYQARHPLITQRCAILAQGGYGRGELNPYSDIDLLVLYPWKVTPYVETVADAILYPLWDGGLQVGHALRNVRECASWAARDMKAKTAILDARYLCGDESVFAEFDAEMREHVWSANQAGFVREKLAESTERHEKAGDTIYLLQPQLKDGKGGLRDLHTALWMAKVRFRVRTFRELIACNVLSEREVQELEGALDFLWRVRNGMHLATGAHQDLLTFDLQEQLASSFGFGEGPDGREAFMRAYYTHATTANRVSEAVIGRCVQSAEPYRGRLSVRTIREGMRIVRGTLAVAGRQVFADDPVTLVEVFLEAQRHHVELAEGTQELVRDNAARLEPVRADPRAARAFRSIMRAKHGVATTLSAMHHLGILKVMVPEFAHLECLISHDPFHIYTVDHHTLVGVREIERLRDGEFVDSLPHLTEVVRELPQPEILTMGMLFHDIGKGWADNHPARGARMMQPLGVRLGLHEDETAATEFLVREHLTMSHLAQHRDVDDDRLVVDFCRTCGSVENLQRLYVLTYADMRSVAPGVWNNWRGTLVTELYVRAREVFELGEFVPEDRSARAGRIRARVRSAAPATAAGAVEHLTDTMPDGYFLSTPEDVVIEHAELLRRLEEREAEGESPVVVMHRADFPERDFTELAICTRDRPGLFAMITGVLAAEGLNILAARIATSRDGVALDAFRTTRPSDDPDLDQERWERVGETLRDVLRGDVDVEQLVQRSARPWLLRKRGRPIASTVEIDNSVSDAFTVLDVTTADRVGLLFTITNRLYHLWVQIHLAKVTTMVTQALDAFYVTDAEGRKIEDPVRLERIRMELLEALDGAAEAARPAAAGG
- a CDS encoding N-acetylmuramoyl-L-alanine amidase, coding for MVAGLCVALSAYAEAPRELRRIDLKPAPDGTVVVIELSRPSIPRFGVVRDEQGRLQRIHVDLPAGTTLAPGVTRQGASDPPVARVRVGLVDERPRVVIEVDGARDYRIERDAEPGTIALSVIGARASPAGASAAPPAEPGRAVKIPPPQRAEAPRPRSAKRSPPLKIVLDPGHGGDDPGAEGFAVEKEATLDIARRLATLLRARLRAEIVLTRDDDATLPLKDRTALANAEDADLFVSIHANANPTGTLRGVETYYLDNSTDRGTLRLAEMENGLDLLKPKAGSSDLRYILSDLVQVGKLGESARLARSIQRGVVAELRRNYTGVVDLGVKRGPFYVLVGAYMPCVLVETAFVSHPVEGRRLAREDYRQEIAVGLYTGIARYLDEGSRRRTL
- the mutS gene encoding DNA mismatch repair protein MutS, with protein sequence MKGALLQQYLRVKAEHREAILLFRLGDFYEMFFDDAATASRVCDLTLTARNRGEPDEVPLCGFPAHASQPYIARLLAAGHAVAICEQGEQPRGRGLMDRQVIRVITPGTILEEESLDPSAPSLLAAVASDGRRYAVASIDFATGAFRVTEVDDAHALREEIGRLAPRELLLDGDLDPAFADALQTSGAWATAALPAGAPDAELPPLSGRAAGGALAYVERVYRRRPAHLRRPEPYALAGHLALDAATRRNLELLETLRGERRGSLIWVLDRSETPMGARRLRAWLVYPLLDPAEIGRRLDAVERLVEASDVRTRLREALHGVGDLERLVGRVGARTASPRDLGALAATLDRVARAREILAEEGGALLARSSASLDALPETAAEIRATLVDAPPPHTRIPGYIRGGRHAEVDALREIAIGGKSWLARFETDERRRTGIPSLKVRYNKVFGYYVEVTKANLGAVPNDYERKQTLVGAERFITPALKDYEVKVLGAEERLRALEQHLFDGLLDGVAAHHPTLVRTADALATLDALAALAEVAHREGWVRPRIVATPTIRITAGRHPVIEAVSTTPFVPNDVVLDADAEQILLITGPNMGGKSTYLRQVALAVILAQTGSFVPAVEAEIGLADRVFTRVGASDNLVGGESTFMVEMRETAHILANLSPRSLVVLDEIGRGTSTFDGISIAWAVAEHLHEAPERPRTLFATHYHELTELAAELSRVRNLSVAVAEWKGDIVFVRRIVPGPSSRSYGVEVAKLAGVPAPVVARARELLARLEVGHHAGGSPRAPGTTATQLSLFTAGDEALRRELATLAPERMTPMEAIAVLAGLVERARS
- a CDS encoding VWA domain-containing protein, with the translated sequence MLRVRYTAWDGTQQIRLTADQIFDKLADYLSYTDDVAHALDWLMHQGLEWEGIRVLGLDDLLEELRNAMRERFQDVHLRDAFEELRRRLEDVLDQERETLDELDDAEKAAAKRARLDQLASRLSESLEQLRDYEFEDERARGMFEELLDELENIRQLEEFQRRYGDLLRGQRGLSFDEAVELMREMERWKALEDALLSGNLDMIDPDELRALLGTEAAQSLQLLRNVVAMLSQAGYLGQREGRTRLTPKGVRKLGQLALRDIYQGLLKDRSGGHESDHRGATQIRPEESRAYRFGDPFQLELVATLKHALVRGGTPLRLAPDDFQVFAAERTTTSSTVLLLDMSWSMSWEGRFAAAKRVALALESLIRSKFPRDYFAIVGFFTRAVELKLRDLPEASWNMGDPFTNLQDGLRLASELLARHPSPNQHIIVITDGQPTAYFLRGRLYCEWPLSFGGISMRAAQETLKEVERVTRRGIVINTFMLDDSPSLRAFVERMTRINKGRALYTRPDRLGEYLLVDYIAKKKKRV